TTGAACTCTCCCCAATACAAGAACTTCATAGGGCTTTTTGTGTAAAGAATCCAAAGGCAATACAAATTCTCCAGCTCTAGTAATCTGACACAAAGGAGTTAAAAATACACAGTGGAAGATTGTCATATCCAATTTTTTCAAGACGTTTTCTTTGATAAAAAGGAAGGTACTGATGATACCATACCTTTCAAATACAAAAGCACATGGTagtaaaaatacaaattataaaaatataaagtgtCATTGTGCGAGCCCTCTCAGTCTCcaagaaagcaacaaaacaaattgAGAACTTACTTTTACCCAGTGCCACTCAGCAAGTGTTTTCACAGACCAATGAGGATAAAGTTCATCCTTAACAAAACGTATGTGCTTCTGTCTATTAGTCACCCACGTGACTACAAGACAATTTGGAGCAGCTAGTGCTGGTACAGGAATCTGCTTGATTTGCCATGAAGACAAGTGGCTGTATCTATATGCCAATACAGTGAGAAAGCAAGTTAGCATATACCAAATATAAAAATTGCAAAACAACACAAATGGGTATAGATATTACACAGCCAAGACATTGCAAGACTTATCTCCTGACAAGTCATAAGAATGTATCAAGACTGACACCTAGTGGCCAAATATGATGGATTCTGATACAAAATCATTAGTGTATGTACTTAAGTTTTACTGAGCAGAATCTTTAACTACATATTTCTACTATTCCCCCAAATAAAGTATAATGAGTTCTGATTCTGAATAACTCTAAAAGCCCACGTTTAATTTAAGAACTATCATATGTAAATCAGTACTCTCATCTGTACACCAGAACAAAGCTATTTAGTGAAAAGTAGCTCTTTAGTCAATGTAACATTATTCACTTTTCATAATAAGCAATCTCTCTTCTGAATGAAAATGACAAGTGAGTCATTAACAAGTGCAAGGGCAACACTAATTTGACTGGCAAGTTAAAAGGTCACACAAGAGTAATCACTTCTCCAATTATTTGCAGAAGttattaactatttttaaattaccatTCATGGTATCAGAACAGTTCTGCACATTTTTGAGCTAACTGTATGCTACATTGGTGAACACAGCATGCGTTCCAGATTCTGTCCTGTTCTACCATTTTTCTCACGATGCTATTCTACAGTATTAGTGAGCTGCAATTTGTGGAACCTACACATTGCAACATCAAAAACATTGGCACACTGCCTGCTGGAATCAACAGCCACTGTCCAGGTACCTCGGATCCCTATACAATGCAACAGTGACACGTAAGAAACAGGCAACAAGGATAAAATCCAAAATACCTCCCGGACCTCCCAGAGAAAACAAGATTCACAACACAGATGTGAAATGCTTAACAAAGATTAGCCGTCAACAAGACAGCTAACAGCAGTGACAGCTCTTCCACCTTTTGACTTTATTTTGTAAGGGAGATAGGGTCTTGCTGGCTAATTCATGCTTGTGAATAACTACAATTTTCTCTGAGTAACTTAcatagttaagaaaaaaaaacttgaatGAGTTTAACTCTGAGTTTCTAGAGGTTTCTGTAGGGCTTTCAAAGTAAAACCTACCAATCAGTCTCTGCATCTTCAAATTATGTCTTCATAACAACCTTCAAAAGCTATGGTAGACATTATTCTAGAAAGTTGTAAGGCCGTATTTCCTGTGTGCCCTTCTTTCACATGGATACAATTCTATGGTAATCAAGACAGCTCCACTGGCATAAGCCTGATGTTACTCAGTGGAGAAGGAAGCCCATAAAATTTTAAGTTAATGGCTTCATAATCTACAGTACTCAGAAAGTTCCTATTGCACTTGAGGATTTTACTGCTGCATTATCACTTTCTCTTTTCTACCCATTAGAATGAAGTTCAAACTAcagctcaaattaaaaaaaaaaaaaaagaaaataaaacttaggATAGGACCTAGGACCTGGAAATACTTACACATTTATCTAGCTTTATGCCCACTGAAGTAACCCTATTAATTTCAAAGTAATACCGGCATGATCTGGGCCTTAAAAAACAGCTGACTCCAGGATTTCCTTATAAGTGCCAAGGACTAACATTCTCTCACCAGTTAGGTAATTTAAGATCTActcctgcaaatattttgcatgcGAAGTATCTATGCCATTTCAGTGAAATCCCCGAGACATTTCATAGACTTGAAGGTAGGCATGTGCCACAATATTTGCTAGTTTAAGCTACAGTGTCACAGTTATATTGGTCTCCTATTGAGTaagtatattaaaatgttaattaccCTTTGTAAACTAAGATGACAAAGTTTGGTTTATTTTACTATAAAATTTACCTGTTACTCCTTTTAACGGACTTGTTCTCCCATGGTGGATCAATCACAATTACatcatattttttcttgtctgggaagtgaattaaaaaaaaaaaaaaagccagtaaattagtttttaaataaatctacTAGTTAAAACTGATAAAGGCTTAACTACCCACATACagacaacatttaaaaaaccaacTATGCAGTAAACACAcaactttcttctgttctttccaaataaaaagttaaaaggCTTCTAGCATGCTTGTTTTAATTCAGATAATCATTTACTTCCAAGATTCTTCAGCTAATTACCTAAAGAAAGGACGTTTATGTGATCCGTGTAAGAGCCCTCCAAGAAATTTTGAACATCTTGGGgactctcagaaaaaaaacaatagCAGAGTTCAAGTCTCAAAGGTGAAAATTTCTCCGAATTTCCTAACAGAAGCTACGTAATAATGCACCCAGCTGAGTGAAAGGCTGCAGCCCTGAATGCAAGATTCCTGTCCTGTTTGATCTTTCAGCAGGCCAATTGGGACACACATTGCTCCAAAACAGCCCTGGAAAACTGTGTTTTGCACTACTGGAGgtgaagagagacagagagctAGACCCAGTGTGTGAAATGGAAAGTAATggacaagaggaagaaaactgaaagagTTTTCATGGGAGAAGCTGGGTTTACTTTATTAGGAGGATAGAAGATACAGAACACATCCATGAAAAAACAGGACTCaccaattttaatttttccacaGAACATACTTGTTCCTTCATTGAGTCTGATGCTAATTATTTAAATAGCTAATAAAAACAACAACTTAATATTTAATGTCCATTAAATGTGCTTTCTACATCTTATTTCTTTATTAACATTGGAGGTGTTACCCTGACAGTGGGCTGACCAGCAAGAAATACTTCTCTTTTGGCAggtgaaagagaagaagaaaaaaataataattaaaatggaCAGTAGACttcctccaaaacaaaaaaacacccctaAAGTCATGGCATTATATTAACATACACTGTTGgttatttcaaatgcattttcttcaatttcttgGACTGCTCTCTGACCTCTGGGAGAATCCAAACTTGCTATATGCACAGCTGTGCATAGTGATAGCACAGTGATAGTGATCTTCCTTCTGTCATACAGCTGAAAACAGCTAACTGGCTAAATTCTGGACTTCagatacaaaattattatttggaTAATAAGATTCCACCTCCTGCATgccttcttaattaaaaaaaaaccagtgaaCATTTAAGTTGCATATTAGCAGGGAggaaacatgtaactaacaaatCCAAAATTACTGATTAGAGGGTAATCCTCAGCTCTTGCTCACAGGCAGCATCTTTCTTATAAGACTGCCTGATGAAGCTTAGCTGctgctaataataataatgatgataataataataatgaagatcAAATTAAAAGCTAATGGAATGGTGAACTACAGTGAAGACTGCCGCATGTTGTCAGCTTAAAGCTTTCTACATGGCCCATTACGGCTGAAAATATTGGCTtgaataactttttatttatttttacagagaaGTTATTAATTCTAAAGTCCCATCATTTCCCTGTCACTGATTTTGGCTCAGGTCAATACTCTCAGCTGTGAAATGTAGCAGCTGAGAAGTCAACTCATGTTTGCTACTCGTGGTCTTGCTAAAGTGGTGTTTACCTCCAGCTGGGTGCAGCAGCCTCTCAAACTGTTATCTTCTCTGGGGGACACTGGGGTTGGTTTCACAAACAGCTTATGCCAATCTAAGTAGACCCTGCCATTGAACCAGATGAATCTGTAAGGGAATCCTTGCTTTAAAGTGAATAATCTCATCCCTCTCCCACGCTCTAACCTATCTAAAAACCAAGACAGCAGGAAcaccaccccagcagcagcaTGGCCTTATCTATGCTAAAGCCTTATCCTGTGGGATACGgacccagcagcacagctggTCCCAATTTAATGCATTTACATGACTTCTATACTGACAGCGGCTCAGAACATGCTCACAAACTGTCATAGTCtggctgggattttcaaaggagcCTCCTGGAGATAAAGAATCCCCACATGACATGAGCTCATAACCACTCAAGATTCATTCGAAAACCCTCACCTATTTGCACGAAGTTAGAAATACTACTTTGCAAGCTCGCAGCAGCATTTCCTATCAGTGCTGTATACTAAAAATCTGTTCATTGAGTCCTTAGTCATCTTGACATTAACTGCCCTTCTCAGGCAGGAGAGAAGTGGTAAATTCTAATGCCTAAAGATACTTACAGTTCAGCAGGGGCTGTAAACATGAAATATCAGATAAAAGGAAACTGCTTTTTGGTGGCACCAAGTACTTCTGCCCCATTAATACAACTATCTTTGCACAGTTTGAGCTGTTTTCTGTAACGCACGAAAGCAGGTCCTGCTCTGGAATGGAGGTTTCATCATCTAGTGCACGTACAGCTTGATGGTCACTTTCATTCACAGCTGGAAACTGCTTTGCCATTTCACATAATTCAGCCAACCCACAGCCAACATGTCCAGGAATAACATTCTTCCTGCAACTGAGTTCTGCAGTAGTGCGGTGAAGAAAACCACATCTGAGTCCTTCTTGGACTAAATGCAAAGTGCCTTCCCAAATGAGCTTTCTGACCTGTATGGTCATAAAGAAACAAGGGAAGAAGAATTATCTTTCAAGTATCTACTTGACCAGGGAATgcaacagaaat
The DNA window shown above is from Strix aluco isolate bStrAlu1 chromosome 1, bStrAlu1.hap1, whole genome shotgun sequence and carries:
- the METTL4 gene encoding N(6)-adenine-specific methyltransferase METTL4 isoform X2, whose protein sequence is MMSVVHRLTAGWLVDHLSFINQCGYEICDSFAYTGGVTFNTSVTSTGDCLATSASAATSSLRDDPIPGPGDVIKTEGKTAKLRYVFREEFFDISKPHIAAAPEEQLWQGCPEVGLTEIKVNSAGEEHREGTKSGIGDSVASARKKRKRKCVFNQGELDALEYHSKVRKLIWEGTLHLVQEGLRCGFLHRTTAELSCRKNVIPGHVGCGLAELCEMAKQFPAVNESDHQAVRALDDETSIPEQDLLSCVTENSSNCAKIVVLMGQKYLVPPKSSFLLSDISCLQPLLNYKKKYDVIVIDPPWENKSVKRSNRYSHLSSWQIKQIPVPALAAPNCLVVTWVTNRQKHIRFVKDELYPHWSVKTLAEWHWVKITRAGEFVLPLDSLHKKPYEVLVLGRVQGDVKEALRKPEDVLPIPDHKLIVSMPCSLHSHKPPLTVTINEETESSNIMLDL
- the METTL4 gene encoding N(6)-adenine-specific methyltransferase METTL4 isoform X3, giving the protein MMSVVHRLTAGWLVDHLSFINQCGYEICDSFAYTGGVTFNTSVTSTGDCLATSASAATSSLRDDPIPGPGDVIKTEGKTAKLRYVFREEFFDISKPHIAAAPEEQLWQGCPEVGLTEIKVNSAGEEHREGTKSGIGDSVASARKKRKRKCVFNQGELDALEYHSKVRKLIWEGTLHLVQEGLRCGFLHRTTAELSCRKNVIPGHVGCGLAELCEMAKQFPAVNESDHQAVRALDDETSIPEQDLLSCVTENSSNCAKIVVLMGQKYLVPPKSSFLLSDISCLQPLLNYKKKYDVIVIDPPWENKSVKRSNRYSHLSSWQIKQIPVPALAAPNCLVVTWVTNRQKHIRFVKDELYPHWSVKTLAEWHWVKVWYHQYLPFYQRKRLEKIGYDNLPLCIFNSFVSDY